GCTCCAGGGGCCGGACCAGGAGGTCCTGCCGGCCTACGTGAACCACAAGGTCTCCGTCAGCGGGTTGATCCGCAAGACGACCAACCACGGCGGCGTGGTGGACGTGCGCAAGTACTCCGCCAAGAAGCCGGAGGCCGAGGTGGTGGAGGCGCCCCCCGCGGACACCGAGCCGCGGCTGCGCTACCTGTCGCCCGGCGAGGTCTCCATGGTGACGGCGGCCGGCATGGGCGCGGGCATCAAGGGCTTCGCGGCGGTGCGCGGCAACCTCGAGATGACGGGCGAGGAGTTCGTGCTCGTCGTGTCCAACGGCGGCACCCGTCAGCAGGTCTCGTTCCTCATCGAGGGCAAGGCCGCGGTGAAGGGGCTGCGCAAGTTCGTGGGCCACACGCTGCAGGTCATGGGCGTGGTGGACAAGACGTCGGGTTGGGGTGGCCGCATCGGCGCGGAGAACGTGGAGCCCCGTCCGTCCGAGGCGCGCGCGGTCTCTCGCGACGAGATGGAGCTGGTCCACATCGAGGGCGAGGTGCCCACGAGCGTGGACGTGAAGCTCAACCACGGCCTCACCGTGCGCCTGCCCGAGCAGCCGGGCTTCACCTGGGCCATCGAGCCGACCGCCGCCAAGCGCGTGGGTCTGCGCGAGGCCAACTTCGAGCCGGGTCCCAATGGGGGACCGGCCACCCGCGAGTTCTTCTTCACCCCCCGCAACCCGGGGACATCCGAGGTGGAGTTCTTCCTGGCCAAGGCGCTCGCGCCGGGCCTGGTGGATCGCTCCTTCAAGATCAACGTCACGGTCAAGCCCTGAAAGTCGCTTCCCGGAGGAGGACTCCGGGAAGCAGTCGGTCGCCGGGGGGTTCCCGCCCGGCCGCTTCGGGCTTACCCGTTCCCGTAGCGGCCGAGCCGCGACCCCACCGTGAGCATTCCTCCCGACCTTCTCCAGCAGATTCTTTCCGACGCAGACCACCCGCTGGGCATCAAGGAGCTCCTGCGACTCGCGGGCCTGCATCCTGGCCAGCAGACCGAGCTCAAGCGCGCCCTGCGCGAGCTGGTCCGACAAGGCGCCATCGTCAAGGAGGGCAAGCGCTTCCTGCGCCCCGGCCCCCGTCGTGACGAGGCCGTGCGTCCTCCTCCCGCGGTCCATGAACAAGCGCTCCCGGACGCGCCCCCTCGCTTCGGAAAGGCGCACTCGAACGAGTCGCGCGCCCGCTTCCAGGGGCATGGAGGGCGCGGCCAGGAGGGCGGCGGTTTCCAGGGCCGGGGTCCCGCGCCACGCGGTGCCCGCGACGCCGGACGCCAGGGGGGTGGCCGGCGCGACGAGTGGCGTGAGCGCTCCGGACAGCGAGGCCGGCGGGAGCGGCGCTTCGGCGAGGTGCTCGACACGGTGGAGGGCATCCTCCACGTGCATCAAAATGGCTTCGGCTTCGTGCACCCGGTGTCGGGCGAGGGCGAGAACATCTTCCTGCCGCCCGGCGAGGCGCAGCGCGCGCTCGACAACGACAGGGTGGTGGTGGAGGTCGCGGGGCGGCCCGGACGGTACGAGGGCCGGCTGGTGCAGGTGGTGGACCGACGCCGCGAGCTGGCGGTGGGCGTCTACACCGCGCACGGGCGCCACGCGCTGGTGCTGCCGACGGACACCAGCCTGCCAGGCCCCATCCGCGTGCCCTTCACCCAGATGGCCCAGGAGGGCGACCTGGTGAAGGTGCGCCTGGGCGTGGGCGCGAACCTGTTGGATCCGGGGCGTGGGCTGATCGGCGAGGTGGCCGGCTCGCTCGGCAAGCCCGGCACGCCGAGCTCCGAGGTGATTGGCATCGCCTACTCGCAGGGCTTCTCGGACGAGTTCCCTCCAGAGGTCATGGACGAGGCGGACCGCTACGCCGTGACCGTGTCCGAGGACGAGGCGCGCGGCGAGCAGCGCAGGGATTTGCGGGCGATGGCGCTGGTCACCATCGACGGCGAGGACGCGCGCGACTTCGACGACGCGGTGTACGTGGAGGAGCAGCCGGGTGGCTGGCGGCTGGTGGTGGCCATCGCGGACGTGACGCACTACGTGCGCGAGCGCAGCGCGCTGGACACCGAGGCGCTCCGGCGCGCGACGTCCGTGTACCTGCCGGACCGCGTGCTGCCGATGCTCCCGGAGCGGTTGAGCAACGGCATCTGCTCGCTGCGTCCCGACGAGGACCGGCTGTGCATGGTGGCGGACATGACGTTCGACACCCAGGGCCAGCGGCGCTCCTCCACGCTGTACCCGGCGGTGATGCGCAGCCAGGCGCGGTGCACGTACAACGAGGTGCAGGACGTCCTCGAAGGCAAGGACGTGCCGCACCGCAACGCCTTCAAGCCGCACTTCGAGCGGATGATGTCGCTGGCGCGGGCGCTGATGAAGATGCGCAAGGCGCGCGGCGCCATCGACTTCGACCTGCCCGAGCACAAGGTGGTCGTGGGCAAGGACGGCCTGCCCGAGCGCATGGACAAGCGCGAGCGCAAGGACAGCCACCGGCTCATCGAGGAGTGCATGCTCGCCGCGAACGAGGCGGTGGCGCGCTTCTTCCAGGACGAGGGGCTGCCCACGGTGTACCGGTTCCACGGCGAGCCGGACGAGGAGAAGCTGGCGGCCTTCGCCGCGCTGGCGCAGGCGTACGGCTTCAAGCTGCGCTTCGAGGACGGGGTGTCGTCGAAGGAGCTGGACGCGTTCATCAGCCAGCTGGCGGGCCACCCGGAGCAGCGGGCGCTGAACCAGCTGCTGCTGCGCTCGATGATGCAGGCCGTGTACACGGCCTCGAAGGTGGGGCACTACGGGCTCGCGGCCGAGCACTACCTGCACTTCACCTCGCCCATCCGGCGCTACCCGGACCTGTTGGTGCACCGGCTGCTGAAGGCCCACTGGGCGCGGCAGGGCCGCAAGCCTTCTGAGGCCGTGCTCGAGCGCGAGGAGGAGAAGCTCGAGGACATGGCGATGCAGTGCTCGGATCGCGAGCGCGCGGCCATGCAGGTGGAGCGCGAGGTGGTCTCCTTCTACGCGGCCCTGATGATGAAGGACCGCATCGGCGAGGAGTTCGCGGCCACCATCGCGGCCATCACCGACTTCGGCTTCTTCGTCGAGCTGGACGAGGTGCACGTCGAGGGGCTGGTGAAGGCGGAGACGCTGGGGCTGGGCTCGAAGCTGGACAAGCAGACGCACGCGCTGGTGTACCCGAACGGGCGCCGCGTCCGCGTGGGCCAGAAGCTGCGCGTGCGTCTGCTGTCGGCGAACCCGACGGCGCGCAAGATTGACTTCGAGGCGCTCCAGTTCGACGGCGAGGCGCAGCTGGCGCGCCGTGAGGGCGGGACGTCCTCGCACCGTCGTCCCGAGCGCCGCGAGCAGGTGGCGCACGGCAAGCACCGGACCGATCGGCCGGGGCGCTGGGAGCGCGACGAGAAGAAGCAGGGCTCCGCCCGTGGCTGGGCAGCCCGCGAGGAGCCCGCGAGTCCCCGTGGTCGGTTCGTGAGGGAAGGGCGCCGCGAGGAGCAGCCCGCGCGGGGCGAGGAGCAGCCCAAGCAGCCCTGGCGCGACGAGTCCGCGAACAAGCCTCGCGAAGGCAGTGCCGAGCACCAGGGGCACGGAGAGAAGCGTCGGGTCTTCATGCGGCCCGAGCAGCAGGGCGTCGAGGCGCGAGTCGAACAGCCAGTGGAGCAGGTGTCCCCGACCGTGAAGGAGTGGGAGGTGCCTTCCGCTCCCGAGGCGACGGGCGGCTCGCCGCATCCTGGTTTCGACAGGCTCCGGGCCTTGGCTTCGCAGGGGCAGCGTGGCGGCGGTTCCGGCGGTGCCAAGGGTGGGCGTCCGCACGCGCCGCAGAAGCATGGGCACGGTGGGAAGCCCGCGTCGAAGGACGCACGCTTCCACAACAACCGGCCTCCGCCGAAGTTCGAGCCGCCGAAGCCTCGTGAGGAGACGGATGCCGCGTTCTCTCCCGAGAACTGGCAGCCCTCCGTTCCCGCCGAGCCTCCCGCGAAGCCCGCGGTGGCGCGTGAGTCGTATGTGGAGCCGCCGGCTCGTGTGACGCAGGAGGTGGTGTTGACCGCGGAGCCCGTGGTGACGGCCTCTGCGGAGGCGGGTTCCCGCACCGTGGCGCCGCCTGTTTCGCAGGTTCGTCCCTCGGACGTGATGGACGCGGAGGTCGTGGGAGAAGCGCCCGCGAAGAAGCGCTCACCGCGTGCGAAGACGAAGCGCGAGTCCTCCACCGCGAGCACGCGGAAGACCGCCAGCAAGCCCGCAGCCACGGCCACGAAGAAGTCCGCGAAGAAGCCCGTGGTCGCGAAGAAGCCCATGGCCGCGAAGAAGGCGCCCAAGGTGAAGGCCGCCAAGGCCAAGACGACGACGCCCAAGTCGAAGCCCGCGAAGGCCAAGGCGACGACGCTCAAGTCGAAGCCCGCGAAGGCCAAGGTCGTGCCCGCGAAGGCCAGGACGGCGCGGGCTCCGACGAAGGCCGTCGCGAAGAAGGGCAAGAAGGCCGCGTCCGCGAGCAAGTCTCGCGGCACGAGCAAGCCTCGGACGAAGCGTTGAGCGCAGGTGCCGCGCGCGCGAGCGACAGTCGCTCGCCGCGCGGTGTGGGGCAGGTGGGCCACACGATGTGGGGTGCGCCCCCCTGAATCCACGCGGCGACAACTGTGACGGCAGCACTTGCTCCCAGGTGACTCCGTGCGAGCGCCCCATGGCATGTCACTTGCCTTGAGGGTGCGGACACACGAGGCGTGTGCGCACAGTCATCTTGTCGAGGAGTGGAGCATGCGAGCAGTCCGGCCGGGCCGACGTTCGTCACCTTGGATTCTCTTCCTCGCGCTCGGTGTCGCGAGCGTGCTCACGGGCTGTTCATCGGATGATCCGGCCGAGGGGAACCCCAATCCCGACGCGGGCGTGAGCGCCGACGGTGGCACGGGCTCCGACGCGGGCGGTACTCCCGACGCGGGTCCATCCGGCTCCGACGGTGGTTCGTCCACGACGGATGGTGGACCGCGCCCGCTGCCTCCATTCACTTGGGGCCGCGGGCCCGAGACGGGCTCCATCTCGGGAGATGTGTGGACGCCCGGACGTGACTCGACGGGGTTGGTGAACGAGGCGTCATGGGCGCTGGTTCCCAAGGGCCGTTGGATTGAAGTCGCGGGGACGCCGCTCACCACGCTCGACGCGGACGTCAAGGCCGCGCTCCCGGGCTACAGGGATTTGGGCTCGCAAGGCCTCGCCGGCGTCATCAACGCGTACTCGGGCATCGCGCTGGATGCGCCGAGGGCGCGGTGGTGGGCCTTCGGCGGAGGTCATGCCGACAGCTCCAACAACGGCCTGTATCGCTTCGACATGGCGCAGATGCGCTGGAGCATCGAGCAGTTGCCGGACAACTCGGCCCACTGGACGAACGTCCCCTGGGGCAACACGTACAGCGGCTATCCACCCGCCGAGGCGTACGCCAAGGCGCATCCGGACAGCGACGTCTACTCGGACGAGTTCTTCGACCCGGACCGTCCCGCCGCGTCGACGCGCAACCCCACCGCGCGCCACACGTACAACGGGCTCGTCTACAACCCGGACCTGGACGAGGTGGCCACCGGCATCCGCCGCATGTGGCGCTACAGCCTGAAGACGCGCGCCTGGACGCGCCACAACCCATTCAACACGCCGGGAGCCTCCTATGACGGCTCGAAGGGCTACGGTGGCGGCGCCGGCTGGACGTTCTACGACGAGGTGCGCGGGCGCTACATGTTCGGCCCCACGGAGAACTACAACTATTCGCAGTGGTGGTCTTTCGGCATCGAGGACAAGTCCTGGAAGTGGGAGGTCGTCACGCCGCCCGCCTGGCACTTCGCGCAGATGGTCCGGGTAGGCCGCGTCCTCGTGAGCTTCCCGGCGCCGGGGCACGAGGAGCCGCGCGACGTGCACATCCCCAGGCTCATCACCTACGACATGGACACCACGAAGTGGAACGACATCCCGCTGCAGAGCGACATCGTTCGCGCGCGCTGCTACAGCGAATACTTCGAGGGCATGATCTTCGCCCACGTGCCACCGCTCAATCGCTACATCGCCGCGTTCCGGTATGACCGCGATGGGGACGGCTCCTTCGAGTACCGCACCTATGAGGTCGACGCCGAGGCGCGCACCCTGCGCGAAGCCCCCGAGTGGGAGGCGGGCGCCTTCGGCGGCTGGCATGACCTGGTCAAGAACCGCTTCTTCTACCAGGCCACGCACGATGCCCTGGTCTATGTGCGCAAGGGCGAGGAGAACCTGCGTGTCTTCAGGCTCCCCTGAGCTGGTTGCTTTCACGCTCAGCGCGTGAGTGATGTGATTGGGAGCAAGAAGGCCCTGCCATTGCTGGCGGGGCCTTTTGTTTTCACAGGCACATGAAAAAAAGTCCTGGATCCGCGTAGTCCGTAGAGTGGGAAGGTCCAGTGAGAGCAGCCCTTTCCGCATGTATCGTCCTTGCAACAAATCATGAATATGCGGGATCAATTGAATCCCGCATGATAGGTTGCGCGCCCATGCGCACTTCCCTTCGGCTGTCTTCCCTCGTCCTTGCGTCGTCCTTCATCGTTGGTTGCCTCGGTCCCGAGGCGGAGCCGACGCCCGAGCCCGTCCAGGCCACCCAGGAGCAGGAGGCCACGGACCCCAACTTCCGCGTCTACAACATCGTCGAGGCCGTGCTGCCCGCCGGCAACTATGACGGCGTCGCGGGCAACGAGTGTGTCGCCCTCCTGAACCCCGAGCACCGTCTGCGCAAGGTCATCCTGGTGGCGCCCGCCGGCGCCAACGGCTCCTGCGCGCTGAGCGGGTACACGGTCGGCTCCGCCCTGAGCTTCACGTGGGGCGACACGTCCGTCTACCAGGGCGCCGGTGGCATCGCGGCCATCCGCACCGCGCTGTCCGACTCGAACGGCGCCGTGCACCGCGTCGTCGGCTCCATCACCAACGAGGCCGCGGCCCTGGCCAGCCTCAACGCGTTCCTCGCGCAGCCCACCGCGACGCAGGGCGCCCAGCTGGGCAACTTCACCGCCGTCCGGGTCCACTCCATCTATGACTTCGAGGGCCAGGAGCAGGTCAAGGCCGAGGCGGCCTACCAGTCCGTCCGCGTCACCCAGTCCTGCGAGCAGCCCGGCACCCCCGAGCTCGTGGCGCGCGTGAACAACGGCTTCGTCTACGGCTACTCCGCCAGCAACACGGGCAGCTGCCACAGCGGCTGGTTCACCGTGACGCACCGCTACAACCGCAACTGGCAGCTCGTCTACAGCTACTCCTACTCGGAGTGATTCACCGCGATGCTCGGGCGCTCTCCGGAGTGTTCGAGCGTCGTGAGGTGCCCTGGCATCCGTCGGGGCGATGATGTTCCGCCGGTGCCCGTCATCCTGGGCGGGCGCCGGTGTGATGCCGCACCCCTCCATCGTTGACTGCCATTGCGCCTCGTGAGGCGCCGGTCCCTTCCGCGTGGGCGCAGGTGTGTGCCTTTGGGGGTGACTGTCGTGCGGGTGGGCGTGGGTGCCACACCTGGGATTGCCGCCATCCCCCTACCCAGACGCCGCGCAAACAGACATCGTGTGGCCCGCAAAGTGCCACTTCGATGCGCCTCGAGCGTGCAGGACGGGTGACCCGATGGCCCAGGAGCCGCAGCAGAGCCTCGGACGTTATGAGCTCCTCGCCCAACTCGGCAGGGGAGGCATGGCGGAGACGTGGCGCGCGCGGCTGGTGGGCGCCGCCGGAGTCACCAAGCCGGTCCTCATCAAGAAGGTGCTCCCGGAGCACGCGAACGACGAGGCCTTCATCGCGATGTTCATCAGCGAGGCGCGCATCTCCGCCACGCTGTCCCACGGGAACATCGCGCAGGTCTTCGACTTCGGTCGGATGGATGGCCAGTACTTCCTGGCCATGGAGCTGGTGGATGGACAGCCGCTGCACCGCGTGTTGCGGCGCGCGGCGAAGACGGGCCTCGCGTCGATGCCCATCCCCCTGGCCACGTACATCGCCTTGGAGATGTGCCGGGGGCTGCATTACGCGCACTCGCGCACGGATGACCAGGGCGTGCCCCTGCACATCGTCCACCGCGACATCTCCCCCGACAACGTCCTCATCAGCTACGAGGGCCAGGTCAAGATCGTCGACTTCGGCATCGCCAAGGCGCGAATGCTGAGCAGCTTCCACACCGAGCCCGGCATCGTCCGAGGCAAGTACCTCTACTTCTCGCCCGAGCAGGCCCGGGGCCTGGCGGTGGACGCGCGCACGGATGTCTGGGCCACGGGCCTGGTGTTGTACGAGATGCTCTGCGGCCAGTCTCCGGTCTCCGGCACCGAGGCCCTGGTCATGTCGAAGCTGGCGCACGGCGAGTTCCCCTCGCCCAGGGAGGTGCGCAAGGATCTGCCGGCGGCGCTGAATGAGATTGTCATGCGGGCGCTGTCCGTGGATGCCTCGCTCCGCTACGAGTCCGCGAACGCCTTCGGCGACGCGCTGGCCGCGTTCCTCCATTCCTTCGCGCCCCGGTTCGGCACGACGAACCTGGCGTACCTCGTCCGCGAGCTCTTCCGGGAGGACCTGCTCCAGCAGGGGAGAGACCTCGCGGTGCCGGCCTCCTTCGTGGAGGAGCTGAGCGCCTGGCGCGGCACGCAGCACGCTCCGACGCGGGCGCTGTCGAAGCCCGTCCGCATCCCGACCGAGGCCGTGCCCACGGCGCGCATGCCCGGGAGGCTCAAGTCCGAGGCCCCCGCCACGCCTCCGGAGCCGGAGGCCCGGTCCTCGCGTGGGTGGCTTCTGGCCGCCTGTGGGCTCGTGGCCATGGTGTCGCTGGCCATCCTTCCCTGGGTGCTGGATGCGGGGCCTCCACCCGCGCCGCCTCCGCCGCCGGAGCCCGTGCTGCCGCAAGAGCCGTTGGGGGACGTCGGCTCCACGGACTCCCCCGGACAAGGGTTTGTGCCACAGACGCCGGAGCCCTCGGACCCGACCTCCGAGGTCGAAGGGGCCGCCGTGGACCCCCGGGAAGCGTCCATCGCGGAGTATCGCGAGCCGACCTCGCTGCGCCTGGACTCCCGCCGACATGTCTTCCGCGCGCCGGTGGACATGGTGGCCTTCTCCCCGCTGGACGAGTCCGTCACCTACTCCCTCTGGGAGCCGGCCTACTCGGCGGGGCTGGGGCAGCGCGCCGTCCTGGAGCCGGATGCGCACCTGGGCCAGCCCATCTTCTACTTGCTGGGTGGTGATGCCATCCCTGCCGCTCAACGGCAGGGAGTCGTCCCAGCGCGTCCCCTGGCGCTCCAGGGCATCCGGTCCATCTCCCTGTTCACGGTGGGCGAGCCCATCAAGGCGGACCTTCCGCAACAAGGGGTGTCGCTCAGGGATTCACGCGAGCGCGTCGAGCGGCGCTTCGTCTTCCATCCGGAGCCCATGCGTGTCTCCGCCCTCGACGGGTTCGAGCTCCGCGGTCTGGATTCCCGACAGACGTACACCGTGTCCCTGGCCCCCGTGGGGGAGGGCGTCTTCCTGAGAGGAAGGACGGGGGGAGCGTCGAACCACGCGGCTTGCGTCGGGTGGGCGCCGAGCAGCGTCACGCCGAAGTTGGACAGGTTCGGCAACACGCTCCGCACGCCGCCCGTGCGCTTCTTCTTGTCGGGGACCCGTGAGGTGGTGAAGGTCCGGGGTCTCCAGGTGATGCGCTGCGGCCTGCTCGATGATGACGTCTCCGACAACGAGGGCGAACTCGAGGTGCGAATCGCCTCGGCGGACGCGCGACGCGCCAGAGGCCCGAGCCCCGGGGCGTCGCCCCGCGACGAAGAGGCGGCGCGCCTGTACGCCCAGGCCCAGCGACTGTCCCGCGCGGGGAAGGACCATGATGCCTTCCTGCTCGCCGAGGACTGTCTCTCCAACGTCCCGGAGCAGGCCAGCTGTCTGCTCCTCTCCGGGGCCATGCAGGCACGACTGAACCGGATGGATGGTGCCCTCGAGCGTTACCGGACGTTCGTGAAGCGCTATCCCGCCCACCCCGAGACCGCCAGGGTGCGGCGGCTCATCGAGGAGTACGCCAGGACACGCTGAGTCCTTGAGGTCGCCCGCGGGGGTGTTCGCCGCGGGCGACGTTGATTCAGGGGGAACCCGGGTGGGCCTGACACACGCGCTTCGTGTCACGCCCGGAGAGATGTCTCAGAGGGGCTTGGCAATCTTGGACAGGAACGCATCCGGGGCGCCCTGCAGCGTGTTGCCCTGGTAGTTGCCGTCCACGTAGCCACCGACGTAGAGATCACCCGCGAAGTCCACGACGACGCCCATGCTGCGCACGTCCTTGGCCGCGTTGTTGAGCGTCGCGGGCTCCTGCTGGACGATCCACTGCAGGTTGCCGGTGTAGTCCAGCTTCGCCACGTAGTTGTGGACCATGCCTCCGCTGGTGTCCGTCACCTTCGTGATGTCCGCCACGCCACCGCCCGTCGTGTAGATGCCGGTCGCGTCGACATGGAGCCCCATGGCCCAGGAGCCGGAGCCCGAGTCGAGCTCCCACACCCACTGCTTCACACCCGCGGGGCTGTAGCGGGCCACGAACACGTCGATCTGCGGGATGACGTTGGGCACGCCATCCATGCCGCCACCCGAGTAGCCCGCGAGATACACGTTCCCGGTCGCGTCCACCTGCGAGGCGTAGAGGTAGGCCGCCGTACCGGGCGCGCCCGCCAGCCGGGTCCACTGCTTCACGCCGTCCGCGTCGTACTTGGTGACGAAGGCATCCTGGGGGCCCGTGAGGGTGTTTCCATCCAGGTTGCCGTCTGTCCAGCCGGACACGTAGACATTGCCGGAGGCATCCGCCGCCGCGCGTCGACCATGGGTCGTCTTGCCGGGAGTGCCCAGCTGACGCGTCCACAGCTTGGTGCCGTCCGCGGCGTACTTCACCACGAAGGCGTCATAGCTCCCGATGCGCGTGTTTCCATCCAGGCCACCATTCGTCAGACCCACCAGGAATGCATTGTCATTGGCATCCACCGCGACGCCGTAGGCCTCCGTCTGGGCACCCGCGACGCCAATCTGTCGCGTCCAGCCGTGGACGCCGGTGTATCGATAGCGCATCAGGAACGCCGTCGACCCTGAGATGGGCGGATTGCCGTCCAGGGAGCCCCCCGTCCAGCCCGCGACGTAGATCTCCTCGAACAGACGGTTTCGCGCCACGCCGTAGCCCAGCGTGGCGGTGCCGGGCGCGCCGATCTGCTTGTGAAACACCACATTGCCATTCCAGTCGCGCGCCGTGAGGAACGCGTCCATGACGCCCACCGCGGGCTGACCCGCCAGGCCCACGCTGGTCATGCCGGTGGAGTAGGTGCGGCCCGCCGAGTCTCCCGCCAGGTCATGGATGCGGCTGAAGCCTCCCGGTGCTCCGTGGGTCCGCGTCCACAGTGAGGGCGTGAGAGGGATGGGGTCGCAGTTGTAGAGCTCCAGCCGTGAGATGGAGACCACGACATTGCCCGTGCTGCGCACGTCATTGTCATCCGTCACGTTGATGCGATAAGCCCTGTACGCGCCGGGGTTGGCGACGGCGAACTCGCGTCGCTCGTGACCGGCCCAGCCCGTCTGGTTGGTCCGGGTGTCCAGGATGGTCCAGCCCAGGCCGTTGTAGGCCTCCAGCGTCCAGTTCTTCGGAGCGCGGGAGGTGATGGTGCCGTTGCCGTAGGTGACGGCGTATCGCTGCACGGGCCGGGTGGTGGTCGGAAACTCATAGGCCAGCCACGCGGGTGTCTGTCCTCGGGTCGATAGCCAGAAGCTCGCGGAGTTGTCGAACCCGAGCCATGGCTGATAGCTGGGGTCATACATGCTCGAGGCAGATGCGACGCCCGAGGGGACGTTGTTCCCCGACATCACGGGGATGAGGCTGGTGCAGGTCAGTCCCTGCTCCTGGGACGAAAGACTTCCGTCCGCCTTCTCCTCCTTCTCGTCCATTCCCTGGCAGCCGACCAGCGCCAGTGCGCCGGCAACAAAAATGCTCCGAATCGTTCGATGACTCATCACGGTGTCTCCTCTCGACTTCCGCGTGCCGGATGGCACACGTCTTCCGGGCGCGTTCTCTCGTCGTCCCGGTCAGGCTTGAATCCAGATTTATTCGGGCCTGAGTGACTCTGGGACATGTGAAGTCTGACGGACTCTTTGTGTCAGTGTGTTTCTGGCGCGCTGGAGTAGGCTCGGGCGCGAGCGAGGGAGTCCCCTCGTGTGAAGGGGGAACTCCATGCGTTTCGTCGTCCCGTTCGTGCTGCTCTCCGCGACTCCCGTTGTCGCATCCACGCCGGCCCCGGAGGTGTCGGGCGGGGAGTTCGTGGCGGTCATCTGGGGAGGAGGCAAGGACGCGGAGGCCGCGAAGGTGTCCCTGGCGAAGTGGGAGTCGGAGCGGGAGCTGGTCGCGAAGGCGCTGGTGCTGGCGGAGGGTTTCCCGAAGACGGTGTCGAGCGGCTCGGTGCCGGGGCTCAACCCAGGGTTCGAGGTCGTGTTGCTGGGGTTCTGTCGGAGTGACGAGTCCGTGGTGCAGCGCCGCTTGTTGAAGGCGTATCACCCGTTCGTCTACGAGCGGCCGGTGACGCAGGCGGTGTCCGCGTGTCCGAAGTGGAAGGAGACGGGGGCCGGGCGCGAGCTTCAGGACACGGCGATGTTGAAGGTGGGGTTCAGTGGCGTGACGCTGACGCGCATCGTGTCCGAGTTGAAGCCGCCGGTGTCGTTGGGCGATGGCCGCGTGGTGCTGTGGCTGGACGTGGTGGCGCGCGACGCGACGGGCAAGTACCTGGGCAAGGTGAGCATGGAGGACGAGCACTCCCCGACGGGCATGGGGATGCAGGGCTGCGACACGACGCTGGAGCCCTCGCGCAAGACGGCCTTCGTGGTGACCCGGCGCTGCACCTACCCGGTGGGGGCCGCGTGCAACTTCCTGCCGAGCGACACCACGCGCACCGTCGTGAAGTGGGACGGGCAGAGGCTGGTCGAGGAGGACAAGGTCATCGAGAAGCGGGAGGTGAACTACGACAAGGACTGCGCCGAGTAGCGGAGGGGCTCACGGCGACACGAGGCGATGACCGCTGTCATGGGGCTGATGACTCCCGTCATCAGGGGACGCGGGGGCGAGGGAAGGGCACAGTGGCCAACTGACTGAAATCAGGAGGGCGGCACGTCCATGTGACGTGACCTGGGCATGGCATGTCGGGTGCAATGGGG
The genomic region above belongs to Myxococcus guangdongensis and contains:
- a CDS encoding SBBP repeat-containing protein codes for the protein MSHRTIRSIFVAGALALVGCQGMDEKEEKADGSLSSQEQGLTCTSLIPVMSGNNVPSGVASASSMYDPSYQPWLGFDNSASFWLSTRGQTPAWLAYEFPTTTRPVQRYAVTYGNGTITSRAPKNWTLEAYNGLGWTILDTRTNQTGWAGHERREFAVANPGAYRAYRINVTDDNDVRSTGNVVVSISRLELYNCDPIPLTPSLWTRTHGAPGGFSRIHDLAGDSAGRTYSTGMTSVGLAGQPAVGVMDAFLTARDWNGNVVFHKQIGAPGTATLGYGVARNRLFEEIYVAGWTGGSLDGNPPISGSTAFLMRYRYTGVHGWTRQIGVAGAQTEAYGVAVDANDNAFLVGLTNGGLDGNTRIGSYDAFVVKYAADGTKLWTRQLGTPGKTTHGRRAAADASGNVYVSGWTDGNLDGNTLTGPQDAFVTKYDADGVKQWTRLAGAPGTAAYLYASQVDATGNVYLAGYSGGGMDGVPNVIPQIDVFVARYSPAGVKQWVWELDSGSGSWAMGLHVDATGIYTTGGGVADITKVTDTSGGMVHNYVAKLDYTGNLQWIVQQEPATLNNAAKDVRSMGVVVDFAGDLYVGGYVDGNYQGNTLQGAPDAFLSKIAKPL